From the genome of Turicibacter faecis, one region includes:
- a CDS encoding AraC family transcriptional regulator codes for MSHLSLEVNYKHFRDLYLCFCGIHQCESSHSFGPAIRSNYLLHFVMDGKGRYYSKDQCYEITKNQCFLIRPDELTFYQADPVQPWTYVWIGFDGEMAKKYLEAAGFSDQQLVLHYEHCEELQNYVTEMLNYNSLTQANELKYQGLLYLCLAKLAESAPNNLSKQAKNENHYINQAIAFIQNNYANSIKVSDVSHYLCLNRTYLTALFQKHVGMSVQQFLIQFRMTKAAQLLTETDLSVSDIARSCGYQDPLAFSKSFKKIHCVSPTEFRLIKKQDV; via the coding sequence GTGTCACATTTAAGTCTTGAAGTTAATTATAAACATTTCCGTGATTTATATCTATGTTTTTGTGGAATACACCAGTGCGAGTCTTCTCATTCGTTTGGACCGGCTATCCGCTCTAACTATTTATTACATTTTGTAATGGATGGAAAGGGGCGTTATTACTCAAAAGATCAATGCTATGAGATCACTAAAAATCAATGTTTTCTCATTCGTCCTGACGAACTTACCTTTTACCAGGCTGACCCGGTCCAACCATGGACTTATGTTTGGATTGGGTTTGATGGAGAAATGGCAAAAAAATATTTAGAGGCTGCGGGATTTTCCGACCAACAATTAGTCTTACACTACGAGCATTGTGAAGAGTTACAAAATTATGTCACCGAAATGCTCAACTACAACAGTCTTACACAGGCAAATGAATTAAAATACCAAGGATTACTTTACTTATGTTTAGCAAAATTAGCGGAATCAGCTCCAAACAATCTATCTAAACAGGCTAAAAACGAAAACCATTACATTAACCAGGCCATTGCCTTTATTCAAAATAACTATGCCAATTCTATTAAAGTTAGTGATGTATCCCACTATCTTTGTCTCAATCGAACCTATTTGACTGCCTTATTTCAAAAGCATGTTGGCATGTCTGTTCAACAATTCCTGATCCAATTTCGAATGACAAAGGCCGCACAGTTGTTAACTGAAACCGACTTATCCGTCTCGGATATCGCCCGATCCTGTGGATACCAAGATCCACTTGCGTTTTCAAAGTCTTTT